A window of the Bos indicus x Bos taurus breed Angus x Brahman F1 hybrid chromosome X, Bos_hybrid_MaternalHap_v2.0, whole genome shotgun sequence genome harbors these coding sequences:
- the LOC113887629 gene encoding LOW QUALITY PROTEIN: melanoma-associated antigen B16-like (The sequence of the model RefSeq protein was modified relative to this genomic sequence to represent the inferred CDS: substituted 1 base at 1 genomic stop codon): MPQYPESPRCSHDQCLWTCIKSQSLEVAQVSKALEETYLPSHLLMPGHLKECPGAGIPSTPEGCQSFCASSTAITATSSIKSEEGYMIREEESSPGTLLAVLDPRSVPIYALDEEVNLLVNFLLLKYQMKEPITKTDTLKIIINKCEVHFLEIFLRASECMEMLFGLDLMEVDRTNHCYHRLIKLGLTYDGIKHSEGSLPTTDILILILNVIFMKGNRATEDKAXEVLNVTGIYSGMNHFIFGEPSKLITEDVVKEKYLEYWQVANTDPAGSEFLLTPRAHAETTKMKVLAFLAKVNGTDPSSFTSQYEDAMQDEEERA; this comes from the coding sequence ATGCCTCAGTATCCAGAGAGTCCACGATGCTCCCATGATCAATGCCTTTGGACCTGCATCAAGTCTCAGTCCCTGGAGGTTGCACAGGTCTCCAAGGCACTGGAGGAGACCTATCTCCCCTCCCATCTTCTAATGCCTGGCCATTTGAAGGAGTGTCCCGGTGCTGGTATTCCCAGTACTCCTGAAGGTTGTCAGAGTTTCTGTGCATCTTCCACTGCCATTACAGCCACCTCATCCATCAAATCAGAAGAGGGCTACATGATCCGGGAAGAAGAGAGTAGTCCAGGCACTTTACTGGCTGTGCTAGACCCCAGGAGTGTGCCTATATATGCTCTAGATGAGGAAGTGAATTTGCTGGTGAATTTCCTGCTGCTTAAGTATCAAATGAAAGAGCCAATAACAAAGACAGATACGTTGAAGATTATCATCAACAAGTGTGAAGTCCACTTCCTTGAGATCTTCCTGAGAGCCTCTGAATGCATGGAGATGCTCTTTGGCCTTGATCTGATGGAAGTGGATCGTACCAATCACTGCTATCACCGCCTCATCAAATTGGGCCTCACCTATGATGGGATAAAGCACAGTGAAGGGAGCCTGCCCACGACCGACATCCTGATACTTATCCTGAATGTGATCTTCATGAAGGGCAACCGTGCCACTGAAGACAAAGCCTGAGAAGTTCTTAATGTGACTGGAATATATTCTGGGATGAATCATTTCATCTTTGGGGAGCCCAGTAAGCTCATTACTGAAGATGTTGTGAAGGAAAAATATCTGGAATACTGGCAGGTGGCCAACACGGATCCTGCAGGATCTGAGTTCCTGTTGACTCCCAGAGCTCATGCTGAAACCACCAAGATGAAGGTCCTGGCGTTTCTGGCCAAAGTTAATGGGACTGACCCAAGTTCTTTCACATCTCAGTATGAGGATGCTATGCAAGATGAAGAAGAGAGAGCCTGA